From the genome of Lysobacterales bacterium, one region includes:
- a CDS encoding tetraacyldisaccharide 4'-kinase, with product MSAAPQRWLEARWWRQAPVPVWLAGLSHVYAWLAGRRARRDAARAVALPVPVLVVGNLTVGGSGKTPVVIALAEGLRALGWRPGVVSRGYGGRGRGCREVPVDGDPALFGDEPVLIARRTGVPVVVGRDRVAAGRHLLARHPVDVVLADDGLQHRRLTRDVEVCVVDGRRRFGNGRLLPAGPLREPLARLAEVDLVLANGAAQAGETAFSLVPDEPWRLADGKRRPLAGFVDRAVHAVAGIGDPARFFETLRGQGLRVIEHPFPDHHRHRPEDLAFGDGLPVLMTEKDAVKCLAFAGPDWYALPVAASLPEGVVSDLHARLTACRRS from the coding sequence ATGAGCGCCGCCCCGCAACGCTGGCTGGAGGCGCGCTGGTGGCGGCAGGCGCCGGTGCCCGTCTGGCTGGCAGGGCTTTCGCACGTGTATGCCTGGCTCGCGGGCCGTCGAGCGCGGCGCGACGCCGCGCGCGCGGTGGCGCTGCCCGTGCCCGTGCTCGTGGTGGGGAACCTGACGGTCGGCGGCAGCGGCAAGACGCCGGTGGTTATCGCCCTGGCGGAAGGCCTGCGCGCCCTGGGCTGGCGGCCCGGCGTGGTCAGTCGCGGCTACGGCGGTCGCGGGCGGGGTTGTCGCGAGGTGCCCGTCGATGGCGATCCGGCGCTCTTTGGAGACGAGCCGGTGCTGATCGCCCGGCGCACCGGTGTGCCGGTGGTGGTCGGGCGCGACCGGGTCGCCGCGGGCCGTCACCTGCTGGCGCGCCACCCTGTCGACGTCGTGCTCGCCGACGATGGCCTGCAGCATCGTCGCCTGACGCGCGATGTCGAGGTCTGCGTGGTCGATGGCCGGCGCCGCTTCGGCAATGGCCGCCTGCTGCCGGCCGGGCCCCTGCGCGAGCCGCTGGCGCGCCTGGCCGAGGTCGACCTGGTGCTGGCCAACGGTGCGGCGCAGGCGGGCGAAACCGCCTTTTCGCTGGTGCCCGACGAGCCCTGGAGGCTGGCCGATGGCAAGCGGCGGCCGCTGGCGGGATTCGTCGACAGGGCCGTGCACGCGGTGGCCGGCATCGGCGATCCGGCACGGTTCTTCGAGACCCTGCGCGGCCAGGGCCTGCGCGTGATCGAACATCCGTTCCCCGACCATCATCGCCATCGGCCCGAGGACCTTGCCTTCGGCGACGGCCTGCCGGTGCTGATGACCGAGAAGGACGCAGTGAAGTGCCTGGCCTTCGCGGGACCGGACTGGTACGCCCTGCCGGTGGCCGCCAGCCTGCCCGAGGGCGTCGTGTCCGACCTGCACGCCAGGCTGACGGCCTGCCGCCGGTCGTGA
- the kdsB gene encoding 3-deoxy-manno-octulosonate cytidylyltransferase: MTLRIAIPARHAATRLPGKPLRLIAGEPLIVHTVRRALACGADEVVVATDHDGIAEAVAGLPVRVAMTPSGLATGSDRLAWCARALGWRDDDRIVNLQGDEPLVPVAAVHRLVETLAGSDAPVATLATPIVDIAEVFEPSVVKVVCDRRGRALYFSRAPIPWQRDAFARDRGALPPDAGFLRHLGLYGYRAGFLREFPDLPASSLEQAESLEQLRILAAGIAIAVAVIPQRLPPGVDTEADLAAVEAALLAGG; this comes from the coding sequence ATGACCCTGCGCATCGCCATCCCCGCCCGCCATGCCGCCACCCGCCTGCCGGGCAAGCCGTTGCGCCTGATCGCCGGCGAGCCGCTGATCGTGCACACGGTGCGCCGGGCGCTGGCCTGCGGCGCCGACGAGGTGGTGGTTGCCACCGACCATGACGGCATCGCCGAGGCGGTGGCCGGCCTGCCGGTCCGGGTGGCGATGACGCCGTCCGGACTGGCCACCGGCTCCGACCGCCTGGCCTGGTGCGCGCGCGCGCTGGGCTGGCGCGACGACGACCGGATCGTCAACCTGCAGGGCGACGAGCCGCTGGTGCCGGTGGCCGCGGTGCATCGGCTGGTCGAGACCCTGGCCGGCAGCGACGCGCCGGTGGCGACCCTGGCGACGCCGATCGTCGACATTGCCGAAGTGTTCGAGCCCAGCGTGGTCAAGGTCGTCTGCGACCGCCGTGGCCGCGCCCTGTACTTCAGCCGTGCGCCGATTCCCTGGCAGCGCGACGCCTTCGCCCGCGACCGCGGCGCGCTGCCGCCCGACGCCGGATTCCTGCGCCACCTCGGCCTGTACGGCTATCGCGCCGGCTTCCTGCGCGAATTCCCGGACCTGCCGGCCAGCAGCCTCGAGCAGGCCGAGTCCCTCGAGCAGCTGCGCATCCTCGCGGCCGGCATCGCCATCGCCGTGGCGGTGATCCCGCAGCGGCTGCCACCCGGCGTCGACACCGAGGCCGACCTGGCCGCCGTCGAGGCCGCCCTGCTGGCCGGGGGCTGA
- a CDS encoding low molecular weight phosphotyrosine protein phosphatase, translating into MSRASAPSPMIAFVCTGNICRSPLAEALARHHAGLAGLAGRVRFESFGTHDYHVGQGADPRTVATARGFGIDLSDHRARQVDAGHCQRARLVFAMDAGHQRHLHRLAPALRGRIEPYLPWLGLDGDDVPDPYYGDADGFVQVHRLLDDASRRLVERLPRLLSGAND; encoded by the coding sequence ATGTCGCGGGCGTCCGCACCCTCGCCGATGATCGCCTTCGTGTGCACCGGCAACATCTGCCGCTCGCCGCTGGCCGAGGCCCTGGCGCGCCACCATGCCGGACTGGCGGGCCTGGCCGGGCGCGTGCGCTTCGAATCCTTCGGCACCCACGACTACCACGTCGGCCAGGGCGCCGATCCGCGCACGGTGGCAACCGCCCGCGGCTTCGGGATCGACCTGTCCGATCATCGCGCCCGCCAGGTCGATGCCGGGCACTGCCAGCGGGCGCGGCTGGTGTTCGCCATGGACGCCGGCCACCAGCGCCACCTGCACCGGTTGGCGCCGGCGCTGCGCGGACGCATCGAGCCCTACCTGCCCTGGCTGGGCCTGGACGGCGACGACGTGCCCGATCCCTACTACGGCGACGCCGACGGCTTCGTCCAGGTCCACCGCCTGCTCGACGATGCCTCGCGTCGCCTGGTCGAACGCCTGCCGCGCCTGCTCTCCGGCGCCAATGACTGA